A stretch of Anaeromyxobacter dehalogenans 2CP-1 DNA encodes these proteins:
- a CDS encoding CDP-alcohol phosphatidyltransferase family protein, translated as MSVPPPRPLDDEPRPAEDEGSPVNLANALTALRIALAPAFLVLYVGGDRPRALAAFAAAAATDVLDGLVARALRQRTRLGAFLDPIADKFLAACALVALAATGRLPAWLPALVVARDLAQLAGAAFLRTVHRVIPVAPTRIGKYATFALAATVLTALAGDYGGYPRRAVEPYVAALGLLAALCVTVSFAQYFLFFLRAARAPGR; from the coding sequence GTGAGCGTCCCGCCCCCGCGCCCGCTCGACGACGAGCCCCGCCCGGCCGAGGACGAGGGCTCGCCGGTGAACCTCGCGAACGCGCTCACCGCGCTGCGCATCGCGCTCGCGCCCGCGTTCCTGGTCCTCTACGTGGGCGGCGACCGGCCCCGCGCGCTGGCCGCGTTCGCGGCGGCGGCGGCGACCGACGTGCTCGACGGGCTGGTGGCGCGCGCGCTCCGGCAGCGCACCCGGCTCGGCGCGTTCCTCGATCCCATCGCCGACAAGTTCCTGGCCGCGTGCGCGCTGGTGGCGCTGGCCGCCACCGGCCGGCTGCCGGCGTGGCTCCCGGCGCTGGTGGTGGCCCGCGACCTGGCGCAGCTCGCCGGCGCGGCGTTCCTGCGCACCGTCCACCGGGTCATCCCGGTCGCCCCCACCCGCATCGGCAAGTACGCCACCTTCGCGCTCGCCGCGACCGTGCTCACCGCGCTCGCCGGCGACTACGGCGGCTACCCGCGCCGCGCCGTCGAGCCGTACGTGGCCGCCCTGGGGCTGCTGGCGGCGCTGTGCGTGACGGTCTCGTTCGCGCAGTACTTCCTGTTCTTCCTGCGCGCCGCGCGCGCGCCCGGCCGTTGA
- a CDS encoding hydroxyacylglutathione hydrolase C-terminal domain-containing protein, translated as MTFDRRRYGKDNYTYLLAAGGDAALVDPGDPDAALALAAAHGVRPRWILHTHGHADHTGGTAAVARALGARVLGHGGDAERFRPDVDLAGRAEVALGALALRVHPVPGHTPGSVLLEWEGRLLTGDTLFWAGCGNCRHGGDPARLAESFLGPIARLDGALEVHPGHDYAAPNLAFALALEPDGAAARARLAEVEAAHAAGREPAPGTLAGERAVNPFLRLDAPGVAAAVARADPAAAAAGPVRRFVALRALRDRA; from the coding sequence GTGACCTTCGACCGCCGCCGGTACGGGAAGGACAACTACACCTACCTGCTCGCCGCGGGCGGGGACGCGGCGCTGGTGGATCCCGGCGATCCGGACGCCGCGCTCGCGCTCGCCGCCGCGCACGGCGTCCGCCCGCGCTGGATCCTCCACACGCACGGCCACGCCGACCACACCGGCGGCACCGCCGCGGTGGCGCGCGCGCTCGGGGCTCGGGTGCTCGGGCACGGCGGCGACGCGGAGCGCTTCCGGCCCGACGTGGACCTGGCCGGCCGCGCCGAGGTGGCGCTCGGGGCGCTCGCGCTGCGGGTGCACCCGGTCCCGGGCCACACGCCGGGCTCGGTGCTGCTGGAGTGGGAGGGGCGGCTGCTGACCGGCGACACGCTGTTCTGGGCCGGGTGCGGCAACTGCCGGCACGGCGGCGATCCCGCCCGGCTGGCGGAGAGCTTCCTCGGCCCCATCGCGCGGCTCGACGGCGCGCTGGAGGTCCACCCCGGCCACGACTACGCCGCGCCCAACCTCGCGTTCGCGCTCGCGCTGGAGCCGGACGGCGCGGCGGCGCGCGCGCGGCTGGCGGAGGTGGAGGCGGCGCACGCCGCCGGGCGCGAGCCCGCGCCCGGCACGCTCGCCGGCGAGCGCGCGGTCAACCCGTTCCTGCGGCTCGACGCGCCCGGCGTGGCCGCCGCGGTGGCGCGCGCCGACCCGGCCGCCGCGGCCGCCGGCCCGGTGCGGCGCTTCGTGGCGCTGCGCGCGCTGCGCGACCGGGCGTGA